aatttttttttcctatagaacctcttaaataaaactaataataagtaaatacgcatataaaaaaaataaaatatgataaaatagtcataactataataaaatgaaagaaggattaaaaaaaataactcaaatgatagaaagaaaataattatatttttttttattaaaaaataacttctctagaagataaatgaaaatattacagGGTATCTATTAATTGATATCAGGACAAAATCTGGTCTTAAAAATTGtgaaagatttttattttaaatcatttatattataaaaagtaatttaaaatagaaagtaacttataattaaaaataattaagaatttaatataaatggaTGGActacaaaatgtaaaaaaataatgatgagaaagaataattaatgaaaagttaatgtaattaattatttaatatttatagaataaatatatgtggcaaattagattaaaaactAACCTGTCTACCTTATATGGTATGTAGGAGAGAGAGAACCATTGGTtggttttcattttaaataactagTCATTATGGCACGCTGTCCCGGcatatgtataataaataatatttcacattttaaaatatattatgaataataaattaatatatataaatgaacacATAACAttttcaaggaaaaaaaaaagaaagaaaaaaaaacaacaaaagaaaaatataagaaaatcaacttaagAATATTATCGgcataacaataattaatgttgCAGTGTCATAATCGCCATTTGTGAGAGAAAaaaccttatatatatatatatattagtatagatataatacgatttttaaaatagtaattaaaataaaaatatatttattatatatattcttatttaagATTATTGAACTGTGATATATATTGATCTAGCATCACCACATTTCACTATAAAACGTAATCTCACTGATTAATTCAATCACATTTCCATTTTACACGAAAATCtaaacaaaattgacaaatcaATTTTGTACTTGAAAactgaaactaaaaataaaaacaaaattgacaacACAATTTTGTACTTGAAAactgaaactaaaaataaaaacataaacaaatgattcaaattttctataaacGAAAGGGATAACTACACTCCCTTTTCGTGAGATTTGGTTTTTGAACATATATTCactatggtttgaaaaattatatttagcatctatgaagtttgctttcgtctaacaaataagtccgtatgttagttaaaattaacaaaatttactaatattaacaaaaaaataaaaataaaaaaaaaattatatttactctcaaatggcttattactgatttattataggtcgaataaattttttgtaatcaaattaccctcatacgtttttacgcattaatgcatgtgaagagtatcttcaccgttataaggatagtttagtccgaaaaaaattatttgacttacaataaattagtaataaatcaattaagggtaaatatcaatttttcattcgacttttttttgtttatatcagtaaatttagtgaattttgactaataaaaaaacttatttgctaaacgaaagcaaacttcatgagtactagatataatttgtCAAATCATAAGAgatctatgtataattatacaaaaactcaaaaaaaaaaataagtgttgTTATCCCTATATAAAATGTTTCATGTGTTCGATATCACTttcatatgatatttttgagagagaaactAGAGGTAATATTGTCGACATGATTGGAGAAGGAATACACTTACTAATGTTGAAATTTTGacagaatattaaattatgggtaGGTTTTATCTACCAATACTGacttttaaaatcatttttcaatttccccgatacaatttatataaaaatttagtatCAGTTCACGTATCTTTTCTCATGTAAACTAAAAATTTGTTCATgtactttctgaaaaaattCATACTACAATCAATACTTGTCGTAGCTACTTTCTTATGACAAACAGAACCAAATCAAACAGCTCACTGATAGGCGCGACCACCCACCATTGGCATTGCTGTGTACTAATTTAGCACATTTAAAGTGATCCAAGTAATAATAAACTTGCAACTATATTGCGTAAGGATGAGTGCGCAGGCATAAAACAACGATATGAATCATTTGAAAAtcaatattgaattatataaagagTATATCAACGccatataaatacaaattgacTGCATAGTTGAGAttctaaaaatgtaaaaagaagaCGATGTATGGCTCGAAAAGGATATCGttcttttccaaaataatGAACCTGAGTGTTTAGGCGAGCATCGATTTCTAACTATCATTCGCACAGGGGCCCTCTACATGCTCTCCACTTTGAGAGCTCGTGAGATCAATATCAGGCACGACCTCGATGTCCTTGTCAGGCTTTTAAGAGTTGAGAATAATTGTTTTAAGTTAGATGAGTAAGTCATAAATAGCTAAAGTATTGAAGTTGTACGAATTTGGTTGCAAGAAATGAATACCTGCCACAGTTGCAAGAAACCccagaacaaaaaattaatgatcatgACCATGCAAAAGAGTTTGCCTGCCCAAGCACCACAAGAGAGGTACCTAGAAATGGTCCGACGTTAGCATTAGCTATAACCATCACAACTAATCCAGCTACTACTATAAATTTAAGCCATCATGCATTGCGCATACGTAATATTCTAAAGTTTAATAATGAAACAATGAAGCTGCTTAAAGTAATAAGCAAATAGTCAACCTCCATAAACTATAAGCCAAGAATCAACCAACCCAAACATGAGAAATTTGAATTGGAAATGAgcattttatatcattttgtAAACTAACTCTTATATTCtgaaaggataaattattggGACATTTCATACTACCTACTCGGGTTATAATGCTTAAGTGGGGTTGTGAGCTGTTGGATTTGATGATGTCAAttcaatgtaaaaatttataatccacTGGTTCACAATTCCACATGGGTAGTATCAAAGTGGATAGCATCTTGATTCTCTGAATTATGATTTACGGAGGAGGAATTCGAATCctcaaagtaagaaaaaattaatcagTGTACAAAACCAATTCAATTTTGTCAGTGGAATGAACAGCTGGGATGATTTGCTTAAAGGACCAAGAAGCTGTTCATGAACTAGTCtacattataaaatcaaatatcaagCATCGGTAACAACAAAAAGGAGTTGAATAAAGCATATATTCCTTTCTGCAATGATTGCTCAAGATTTTGTGTCGTCCTTcatattatacatacatacatagaGATATATATCTCCAGGGAACATTTCATGAAGATGCATGACATGCTTGATTTTTTATCTGCAAAGTTAAGAGTCTCTTTTAAGTATGAGTGGTAGTATATAAGTTTTCATAGGCATACCTCGGTAAATGTTCTAAGAGATTCTGATTGGAACATTTGAAAGCCCGGTCATATACGATCTCTGTCCTTTTTGCAACATCATGCCAACTATAGAGTTTCTTCATCTGCCGAGAATGGTTCAGCAAAGTCAATAaggttatatttatttgataagcATATCTTTATGAGGAACTATGCCCCATATAAAAGCATGGCTCAAGCCTTTGCAGCTTAGGCCGGTTAATAGGAGACTATGGGTAGTACACATCATCGCACTAACATGCTCTTGATCAGGTGTCAGTCTCAAGTTAAATACATGGTAATCAATGCGACAGGTAATTTCAATCCTTTAAGGGCATGCACTAGACATAATTATAACCCCAGAAAGTAGAAGGTTCAATATGATACAGTTGTTATCACCCCAGATAAAGGGTTTGCAACATCTCACTACGTTCAATTTTCCCAAGCTTGTAGCAAATTCTTCAATCCTCATTATGTCTAACACAGGGTACATATGTTAAAGTATGACGAACTTCACAAGCCAGTCTTACGATCAAAACCTCTTGGCGTCTACTTTAAGGATTTCTGATGGTTGatggtaaattaatatgaaggatgttgatttttatttatagagaGAAAAGGACTGAAATGGAGCTGGAGTTTGAAAGTATCACTAGTAACTCCAGTGAATTCCTCCATCAAGGGGCACCCAGGCCACAGAATATGACATGTAAAACGATTTTCTGATGATTgcaaacaaattttatcatcaattgtaaaaaaattgtgtcGGAGAACTCACACGATTGTGCATTGCTTGTGGATCAATCTGGGGAAGCAAGTCTATTGCCTTTGTGATTGCCGTTACCATGTCAGTAGGATCTGGCTCTGCAAGAACAATCATATCATCTGGAAGAACCTATCCAACAAAGGTGAAATTGTCAGAAACCTGAAATCCACATTTCTACAATGTTGAAGCCAGCAATACTGGAAATCTCATCCCTACTCAATAATAGCACTATAGGCAGATGATATCAAATTAGCAAGCAAAGTGAAAATGTCGTATGAGCATGCCTCTGGGACACCACCCACGCGTGTACTGACAGtcaataatccacaactagcAGCTTCCAATATGGCTATACAAAATGCTTCTGTTAAGGAACTGTCAAGAACGGACACGAATCAGGTAAAGGAAACTGGTGGCCGATTACAGAGAGGCATAAACAGGTCATTACAATTTTTAGTCCTCGAGTCAGATGCAAAGTTAAATGGATATGCACAACAAGCAGACATTATTTGTACAGAAgcgaaaaatttatttatttataatcctaACTAATGCTGTAGTGTGGCTGACGAAGGCAAGTCTCAGTTGGAGAGAGAGGGTACTTTTAGGGCCATATGATTGTTCCCTAATCAACAAGTAGCATTTTCTAGGAGCAGAAATGTGAACTCTAGTTGAGAGCATAAcgtcttctttttctttcgtTTTCCTCTAATCTAGATGCTTGCCCACTTCGTAGACCTCCAAATAGTTCTTCAGATTGGCAAAACCACCACCAATAGCCTACTCTGTCAACCTTAAAGTCAACCATCCAAAAGTCCTAAAAATTCCCGGAAGACCTTCTTAGGATATCACACAGTCCAAAAGTGATGTCATGatacattcattttttgcTTACTGGTCTGAATAAACACCAATTATTATCATGTAAACTCCTAGTAAACCCCTTTATTAAGCCTCAGAATTTCTAAACTCAACAAAAGAATCATTGTTCAAACATTTCTGTATATGTCACTTTTAAGATGAGGAATTTTGATCAGATTAGCTATATCTACAGCTGaagcataaaataaattcttgtgttttcctaattttatcttttagcTTTAAAGGACTTTATTTTCTAAGATTTGGGTAATCAGATTCAgttgcaaatttatatataacctCCAGACTAAAATCTTCCAGGATGCTTTTTCTTCAGTTTTTTGGAATCTTTTCATTACAAGATGAGATAGTTTCACAATATTGCAACTAACATAGACAACCCTCCACCAGAAGCAGCTAGTCAAACGGATTGTTAAAGTGTCTAAAGGACTAGTTCTGTTGATTTTATATTCCCATATTTCTAATGGCTGCTAAAGTTATAGACAAATGGTCGGTATAAATTCACTTCTTCATTCCCTCTAGAGACATTTTCGAACCAAGCATAAGGTgatataagaatttttgtattaacacttgcaaataattatattgtttccATAAAGTAGAAAACAGACAGGAGGAAGACAGATATTTGCATTATCTTAATCAAActaaaaataggaaaaagtaaCAGACCtgtttaagaaaatatgtcCAGTCACCAAAACTGACTGTACTTTAGCATGTGGAACAGCACCCAACATATCAACTCGATCTTGAAGAGAGTGCTTCTCCCTCATCTCTTCCAACCTCACTCGTTTAGGTCCATCTCCACCAATAATGAAACGTACCTTAATAATGCATCAGCATGAGATAAACAATAAAAGAGTCGCATGCATAGACAGGGCACACACATTTGCCTATACAGACAATGTTCTGGAGAATTTACACCTTCAATGATGAAGCTTATTAGGGATATTTACGACAAATAGGAATGATACAAGATGTTCAGTACCGACGAGTCACCACGATTTTGAAAGCCAAATCTACTTCTCAGatgtattaatataacaaatcaTGAGGAACGAGGCCAAGTATTCTCATTTCGAAGTCAGGAAACATCCTAAACAGGAAGGGGGGAAAAAGACACTCACATTTGGATGTAGACTGCATACTTCAGGGATGACTTCAACAAGGAGATCTGCTCCTTTCCGGTAAACCAACCGACTTATCACAACAATTACGATTTCATCACTGCTGAGTCGCTTTGGAGCAGGCTTGAACATAGCCGTGTCAACAGCATTTGGAATAACAAAAACCTTTTCAGGTGGCAGTCCAGACCTCAAAACTGTATTTTCCTTACTCGTATGAGAAACACATATAGCTTGGCTCACATCTGCTAGAGTAAATTGCAAAACCTTGTTCATATGAATGCTCCCCACGTCAGCAAAACCATAAAGGGAATGATCAGTAAATACAACTTTGTATCCCATTGTACGAGCATGCATTAGAGCTTCGTGACATAGAGTTGAAAAGGCTTGATGCCCATGCACTATAGATATCCTTTCTCGGATCAAAATGGTTCTTACAATTGGGAGTGTTGCATAGAATGTAGGCAATGTGTTCTGCATCAGAAATGGTTTCCATGGAACATAATAAACTTTCAATCCACCAGTCATGTATCGCACTCCTGAACGATTATTATAAG
The window above is part of the Sesamum indicum cultivar Zhongzhi No. 13 linkage group LG2, S_indicum_v1.0, whole genome shotgun sequence genome. Proteins encoded here:
- the LOC105155762 gene encoding phosphatidylinositol N-acetylglucosaminyltransferase subunit A, coding for MSQQGKHRILMVSDFFYPNFGGVENHIYFLSQCLIKLGHKVVVMTHAYNNRSGVRYMTGGLKVYYVPWKPFLMQNTLPTFYATLPIVRTILIRERISIVHGHQAFSTLCHEALMHARTMGYKVVFTDHSLYGFADVGSIHMNKVLQFTLADVSQAICVSHTSKENTVLRSGLPPEKVFVIPNAVDTAMFKPAPKRLSSDEIVIVVISRLVYRKGADLLVEVIPEVCSLHPNVRFIIGGDGPKRVRLEEMREKHSLQDRVDMLGAVPHAKVQSVLVTGHIFLNSSLTEAFCIAILEAASCGLLTVSTRVGGVPEVLPDDMIVLAEPDPTDMVTAITKAIDLLPQIDPQAMHNRMKKLYSWHDVAKRTEIVYDRAFKCSNQNLLEHLPRYLSCGAWAGKLFCMVMIINFLFWGFLQLWQPDKDIEVVPDIDLTSSQSGEHVEGPCANDS